From the Candidatus Methylomirabilota bacterium genome, the window GCTGGGCCTGCTGTCCCTTCGCGAGTCCCACCCGCTGGTGATCTACGCCACCGAGCGCGTGCGGACCGGCTTCACCGAGGGCAACGTGCTGTACCGGACGCTCGAGCGGTTCCCCGGTCAGGTGACGTGGCGCGTGCTCGAGCCGGGTCGCGAAGCTCCGCTCGCCGGGGCCGACGGCCGGCCCAGCGGGCTCCTCATCGAGGCCGTCGCCGTGCCGGGCAAGCAGCCGATCCATCTCGAGCACCGCGGCTCGGGTGATCCGCGCGACAACGTCGGGCTCACGATCCGTGAGGCGGCCACCGGCCAGCGGCTCGCGTACTTTCCCGCGGCGGGTGCCCTGACCGCGGACGTCCGGCGGGCGCTCGGCGAGGCGGACTGCGTGTTCTTCGACGGCACGTTCTGGTCGAGCGACGAATTGCCGGCGCGCGGCCTCGGGACCAAGCGCGCCGAGGACATGGCCCACCTGCCGGTGGGCGGCGCACGCGGCAGCCTGACCGCGCTCCAGGGCCTCGCGGCCGGGCGGCGGATCTACATCCACATCAACAACACGAACCCGCTGCTGTGCGACGACTCCACCGAGCGCAAGGAAGCGGAAGCGGCCGGCTGGGAGATCGCGTTCGATGGGATGGAGGTGACGCTGTGACCACCGAGCCGGTCCGGCCGCCGCTGACGCGGGACGAGCTGATCGCCTGGGTCCGCCGCGAGGGCGAGCAGCGGTATCACGATCATCACCGCTATCACCGGATGATGCACGAGGGCAGTCTCAGCCGCGTGCAGCTGCAGCAGTGGGTGCTGAACCGCTACTACTACCAGACGCGCATCCCGATCAAGGACGCCATCATCCTCTCGAAGTCGGAGGACCCCGCGTTCCGCCGCATGTGGATCCGCCGCATCCGCGACCACGACGGCGACGAGGGCGGCGAGGCCGGGCTCGAGCTGTGGCTGCGACTGGCCGACGGGGTGGGCCTCGACCGGGCCGAGGTCGCGAGCTGTCGCTCGGTCCTGCCCGGCGTGCGCTTCGCCTGCGACGCCTACGTGGAGCTGGTGCGGCAGCGCACCCTGGTCGAGGCGGTGGCCTCGTCGCTCACCGAGTTCTTCGCGCCGGACCTCATGTCCAAGCGCGTGCTGGCCTGGGAGAAGCACTACCCGTGGGTGAGCCCGGAGATGCTCGCGTACTTCCGCTCGCGCGTGCCGCGGGCGCGGCGCGATTCCGAGGAGGCCATCGACTTCGTGGTGCGCCACGCCGATACCTACGCGATGCAGGAGCGCTGCGTGGCCGCGCTCATCCGCAAGACCGAGATCCTCTGGCACCTGCTCGACTGCACCTTCGCGGCCTACG encodes:
- the pqqB gene encoding pyrroloquinoline quinone biosynthesis protein PqqB — its product is MRIRVLGSAAGGGFPQWNCGCSNCRGVREGTGRSAARTQESVAVSADGERWFLLNCSPEIRSQIESFVGLHPKAPRHSPVDAIVVTNGDLDHTLGLLSLRESHPLVIYATERVRTGFTEGNVLYRTLERFPGQVTWRVLEPGREAPLAGADGRPSGLLIEAVAVPGKQPIHLEHRGSGDPRDNVGLTIREAATGQRLAYFPAAGALTADVRRALGEADCVFFDGTFWSSDELPARGLGTKRAEDMAHLPVGGARGSLTALQGLAAGRRIYIHINNTNPLLCDDSTERKEAEAAGWEIAFDGMEVTL
- the pqqC gene encoding pyrroloquinoline-quinone synthase PqqC; the protein is MTTEPVRPPLTRDELIAWVRREGEQRYHDHHRYHRMMHEGSLSRVQLQQWVLNRYYYQTRIPIKDAIILSKSEDPAFRRMWIRRIRDHDGDEGGEAGLELWLRLADGVGLDRAEVASCRSVLPGVRFACDAYVELVRQRTLVEAVASSLTEFFAPDLMSKRVLAWEKHYPWVSPEMLAYFRSRVPRARRDSEEAIDFVVRHADTYAMQERCVAALIRKTEILWHLLDCTFAAYVEPAWGPGGARAT